One stretch of Brachyhypopomus gauderio isolate BG-103 chromosome 10, BGAUD_0.2, whole genome shotgun sequence DNA includes these proteins:
- the pgd gene encoding 6-phosphogluconate dehydrogenase, decarboxylating yields MAQADIALIGLAVMGQNLILNMNDHGFVVCAYNRTVSKVHDFLQNEAKGTKVIGAESLEDMVSKLKSPRRVILLVKAGQAVDDFIDKLVPLLHPGDIIIDGGNSEYRDTTRRCQSLKAKGLLFVGSGVSGGEEGARHGPSLMPGGQQEAWPHIKDIFQSIAAKVGTGEPCCDWVGDEGAGHFVKMVHNGIEYGDMQLICEAYHLMKDVLGMGHDEMAQAFDRWNKTELDSFLIEITANILKYRDADGTPLLPKIRDSAGQKGTGKWTAISALEYGTPVTLIGEAVFARCLSSLKDERVLASKSLKGPQGAKFTGDKDQFLEDIRKALYASKIISYAQGFMLLRQAAKEFGWSLNYGAIALMWRGGCIIRSVFLGKIKEAFDRDSELQNLLLDDFFTNAVQDCQVSWRRVVSTGVELGIPMPSFTTALSFYDGYRHAMLPANLLQAQRDYFGAHTYELLSDPGHFIHTNWTGHGGNVSSTSYNA; encoded by the exons ATGGCGCA AGCGGATATTGCTCTCATTGGTTTAGCAGTGATGGGTCAGAACCTGATCCTGAACATGAACGACCATGGCTTTGTT GTCTGTGCTTACAACAGGACCGTGTCCAAGGTGCACGACTTCTTACAAAATGAAGCGAAAGGCACCAAAGTGATCGGCGCCGAGTCTCTGGAGGACATGGTGTCCAAGCTGAAGAGCCCTCGTCGTGTCATACTTCTGGTCAAGGCCGGCCAGGCCGTAGACGACTTCATAGACAAACTG GTTCCTCTTCTCCATCCTGGAGACATCATCATCGACGGGGGCAATTCTGAATACAGAGACACGACG cgacGGTGTCAGAGCCTGAAGGCCAAGGGCCTGCTGTTTGTGGGCAGTGGGGtcagtggaggagaggagggagccCGCCACGGGCCGTCTCTGATGCCAGGCGGACAACAGGAAGCATG GCCACACATTAAAGACATCTTCCAGAGCATCGCTGCAAAGGTTGGAACGGGGGAGCCCTGTTGCGACTGG GTTGGAGACGAGGGTGCGGGACACTTTGTAAAGATGGTCCATAACGGCATAGAGTATGGAGACATGCAGCTGATCTGTGAGGCCTACCACCTGATGAAAGATGTTCTGGGAATGGGGCATGACGAGATGGCCCAG GCGTTTGACCGTTGGAATAAAACGGAGCTGGACTCCTTCCTCATCGAGATCACCGCCAACATCCTGAAGTACAGGGACGCGGACGGCACTCCCCTGCTGCCCAAAATACGGGACAGCGCAGGGCAGAAGGGCACGGGCAAATGGACGGCCATCTCCGCCTTGGAATACGGCACACCGGTCACCCTTATTG GTGAAGCTGTCTTTGCCAGatgtctctcctctctgaagGACGAGAGGGTGCTCGCCAGCAAGAGCCTGAAGGGCCCTCAGGGGGCCAAGTTTACTGGGGACAAGGACCAGTTTCTCGAAGATATTAGAAAG GCCCTGTACGCCTCCAAGATCATCTCCTACGCCCAGGGCTTCATGCTTCTGCGGCAGGCGGCGAAGGAGTTCGGCTGGTCGCTCAACTACGGCGCCATCGCCCTGATGTGGCGAGGCGGCTGCATCATCCGGAG TGTGTTCTTGGGAAAGATCAAGGAGGCGTTTGACCGAGACTCGGAGCTGCAGAATCTGCTCTTAGATGATTTCTTCACCAACGCTGTGCAAGACTGTCAG GTGTCGTGGCGGCGTGTCGTGAGCACGGGGGTTGAGCTGGGTATCCCCATGCCTTCCTTCACCACGGCACTGTCCTTCTACGACGGCTACAGGCACGCCATGCTACCAGCCAACCTGCTGCAG GCTCAGAGGGACTACTTTGGAGCCCACACGTACGAGCTGCTGTCAGATCCTGGGCACTTCATCCACACCAACTGGACAGGCCATGGAGGGAATGTATCCTCCACTTCTTACAATGCCTAA
- the sst6.2 gene encoding somatostatin 6 — translation MRLGGRADPRGAGDGGTLVMKVLLGLVPVLLITWGTSGTAALPVQEKLPHSNEVLTKEYKELLLKVLTELAELNMTAKDLGAVDMEQLLSGKLGEKFMLGLSPAREKSPCKNFFWKTFSSC, via the exons ATGCGTCTGGGTGGCAGAGCAGATCCCCGTGGAGCAGGAGACGGTGGCACGCTCGTCATGAAGGTGCTGCTAGGTCTGGTCCCTGTGCTTCTGATCACTTGGGGCACGTCTGGAACTGCAGCTCTGCCTGTCCAGGAGAAGCTACCGCACAGCAATGAG GTTCTGACAAAAGAATACAAGGAGCTGCTGTTGAAGGTCCTGACGGAGCTGGCTGAGTTGAACATGACAGCTAAAGACCTAGGAGCCGTGGACATGGAGCAGCTGTTGAGTGGAAAGTTGGGTGAGAAGTTCATGCTTGGCCTGTCACCTGCCCGGGAGAAGTCCCCGTGCAAGAACTTCTTCTGGAAGACCTTCTCTTCATGCTAA